Proteins encoded within one genomic window of Panicum virgatum strain AP13 chromosome 1N, P.virgatum_v5, whole genome shotgun sequence:
- the LOC120657529 gene encoding chaperone protein DnaJ-like codes for MALALSTLPLLPSNPSPSSGATPAAAAFPPRRVQIAAAGRSGGGVLPLACAAPRHRGRVPRRRRGGSLVVWASADYYATLGVPRSATNKDIKAAYRKLARQYHPDVNKEPGATEKFKEISAAYEVLSDEKKRSLYDQYGEAGVKSAVGGSGGAYTTNPFDLFETFFGASMGGFSGMDQSTFRTRRRGTAVQGEDIRYDVILGFTEAIFGTEKDIILSHLETCDTCGGSGSKAGSKLRICSTCGGRGQVMRTEQTPFGLFSQVSICPTCAGEGKVISEYCRKCSGEGRIRVRKEIKVKIPPGVSKGSTLRVRGEGDAGPKGGPPGDLYVCLDIEEPSDIKRDGINLYSTLSISYLEAILGTTKMVRTVDGTSELRIPPGTQPGDVIVLAKQGVPSLNKPSIRGDHLFTVTVTIPRRISGRERELLEELASLSDGGFARTAAKPKPAKPKHVHEGTEVGTSQEGTDKSNEGEDDWLKKLTDFAGSVVNGAAKWLKDNL; via the exons ATGGCGCTCGCACTGTCCacgctcccgctcctgccctcCAATCCCTCTCCATCCTCCGGCGccacccctgccgccgccgcgttccctCCTCGTCGGGTCCAAATCGCTGCCGCCggtaggagcggcggcggcgtcctcccgCTCGCGTGTGCCGCGCCGCGGCATCGCGGGCGGGTTCCGAGGCGGCGCCGTGGAGGGAGCCTGGTGGTCTGGGCGTCGGCTGACTACTACGCGACACTGGGCGTGCCGCGCTCTGCGACCAACAAGGACATCAAGGCCGCCTACCGGAAGCTTGCGCGCCAG TACCATCCTGATGTGAATAAGGAGCCTGGAGCAACTGAAAAGTTTAAAGAGATAAGTGCAGCATACGAG GTGTTGTCAGATGAAAAGAAGAGGTCATTATATGACCAATATGGTGAAGCTGGGGTTAAGAGTGCAGTTGGAGGCTCGGGTGGAGCTTACACA ACTAATCCATTCGATCTGTTTGAGACATTCTTTGGAGCAAGCATGGGTGGCTTTTCCGGCATGGACCAGAGCACATTTAGGACACGCAGGCGAGGCACTGCTGTTCAGGGTGAAGACATCAG ATATGATGTGATTCTGGGCTTCACAGAGGCGATATTTGGAACAGAGAAAGACATTATATTATCGCATTTGGAAACATGTGATACATGTGGTGGTTCTGGATCAAAGGCTGGCTCCAAGCTGAGAATATGTTCCACATGTGGTGGGCGAGGACAAGTAATGCGAACTGAGCAAACACCATTTGGTCTGTTCTCCCAG GTTTCTATTTGCCCCACTTGTGCTGGAGAGGGCAAAGTCATTTCAGAGTATTGCAGAAAATGTTCTGGAGAGGGGCGTATTCGTGTCAGGAAGGAGATCAAAGTGAAAATCCCTCCAGGAGTGAGTAAAGGTAGCACTCTTCGTGTACGTGGGGAAGGTGATGCAGGACCAAAAGG TGGGCCACCAGGAGATCTTTATGTTTGCCTTGATATAGAGGAGCCATCAGATATCAAAAGGGATGGTATAAACTTGTATTCAACTCTGTCGATAAGCTACCTTGAAGCTATTTTGGGCACCACTAAGATG GTCAGAACTGTGGATGGAACCAGTGAACTTCGAATACCTCCAGGTACCCAACCTGGTGATGTAATTGTCTTGGCAAAGCAAGGTGTTCCATCACTGAATAAGCCATCTATACGTGGTGATCATCTATTCACTGTTACGGTCACAATACCTAGACGTATAAG TGGGCGCGAAAGGGAGTTACTTGAGGAACTTGCATCTTTGAGTGATGGTGGTTTTGCTCGAACAGCCGCCAAGCCGAAACCCGCCAAGCCAAAAC ACGTACATGAAGGGACAGAAGTTGGCACAAGTCAAGAAGGTACAGATAAATCCAATGAAGGAGAGGATGACTGGTTGAAGAAACTTACAGATTTTGCAGG GTCCGTTGTCAATGGTGCTGCGAAGTGGCTGAAAGACAACCTGTAG